In the genome of Dyadobacter fermentans DSM 18053, the window CTACACGCTGGGCGAGGCGCCCATGGACCAGCTCACGTGGATTTCCTCTACGGCCGCGATCCAGAGCCGCTGGACGACTTCCTATTCGATTATCGCGCGCTGCAATGCCGTAGACGTCCGGATCGGGAATTTTGAAATGGACAATGCATTGAAACAGCAATACCTGGGCGAGGTGCGGTTTATCCGCGCGCTGATCTACTTTAATATGCTCCAGCTGTTCGGCGACGTGCCTTTGGTTACCCAGGAAATCACCTCGGAGGCGGAGGCTTACAGTTACGGCCGCACGCCGGTGAGCCAGGTATACGCGCAAATCATCACCGACCTGGAATCGGCCGCCACGCTATTGCCCGAAACCTACAATGCCGCGAACCTCGGAAGGGCTACCAAAGCCGCCGCGCAAAGCCTTTTGGGCAAAGTATATGTGACCAACAAGCAGTTCGAAAAAGCCGAGCCGCTGTTGCAACAGGTAGTGGATAGTGGAAAACACAAGCTGCTCGACAAGTATGCCGATGTTTTTGACATTAATAATAAGAACAATGCCGAAATGGTATTTGCGGTGCAATACCTGGGCGGGACGGGGTTTGCGGAAGGCAGCAACTTCTCCATTCTTTTCGCCCCGTTCGGTTCGGGAACGCAGGTGACGAGCGGCGGGCAGCCGCAGGGCGCCAATTCGGGTACGCTCGATCTGTTCAATGCATTTGAAGCGGGCGACCTGAGAAAGGCGGTTTCCATTGAACTATGGCCTTCGGCAGACTCCATGTATTACACCAAAAAATTCCTCGACAAGCCGGTGGCGTCCAACGAGGGGAAAAACGACTGGCCGGTGATGCGCTATTCGGACGTGCTGCTGCTGCTTTCCGAGTCGATGAACGAGAACGGGAAGCCCACGGTGGCGCTTCCGTACATCAACCAGGTGCGCACGCGGGCCGGATTGCCGGCGCTGACGCTGTCC includes:
- a CDS encoding RagB/SusD family nutrient uptake outer membrane protein produces the protein MMNIRKIALGAGLMLSLFSCSDFIDIESPTVVRQDLYFKSQADFTAAVNGAYNGLRGYYTSFYQVAEIPSDNAQANGYTLGEAPMDQLTWISSTAAIQSRWTTSYSIIARCNAVDVRIGNFEMDNALKQQYLGEVRFIRALIYFNMLQLFGDVPLVTQEITSEAEAYSYGRTPVSQVYAQIITDLESAATLLPETYNAANLGRATKAAAQSLLGKVYVTNKQFEKAEPLLQQVVDSGKHKLLDKYADVFDINNKNNAEMVFAVQYLGGTGFAEGSNFSILFAPFGSGTQVTSGGQPQGANSGTLDLFNAFEAGDLRKAVSIELWPSADSMYYTKKFLDKPVASNEGKNDWPVMRYSDVLLLLSESMNENGKPTVALPYINQVRTRAGLPALTLSDQASLRNAIAKERRVELCFEGHRWFDLLRTGTMVQTMEAYKQKYLRSGGYLVENYEIAPHKALLPVPFRELSLNPALGQNNGY